Proteins encoded within one genomic window of Alteribacter populi:
- a CDS encoding SLC13 family permease, translating into MKANVSSVWNKLWNSHHQSKKLLMFFLPVRSNNKAETVKKDSSEPKKQKPSSYKTPQKIGLFLGPLLFIAVLLFFFPEGLSYEGRIVLATTLWVATWWITEAIPIPATSLLPIILLPITGALDGDTVTASYGNPIIFLFLGGFLIALAMEKWDLHKRIALNIISVIGTSPSRIVFGFMAATGFLSMWVSNTAAVMMMLPIGTAITYQVAQALKNDKTNLGEEEKFSKVLIFGIGYAGTIGGFGTLIGTPPNIILAATVQELFGVQISFADWLFFAAPIVVILLISSWLFLTKVAHPIQLKELPGGKTLIENEKSKLGKISFEEKAVLAVFLFAAFMWITRTFLWEGQIMLIPGLSDTMIAIFAAVLLFLIPSLNKGGRILDWNVSKDVPWGILLLFGGGLAIAAGFRESGLANWMGGQLTVLESVNFILMIVLTAALVLFLTEITSNTATATMILPVLAALGLALGIHPFALMVPAAMAANCAFMLPVGTPPNAIIFASGKLKIIEMVKNGFWINILSVILITLAVYFLLPLLWGIDLNVYPSEFRS; encoded by the coding sequence TTGAAAGCAAATGTTTCTTCAGTTTGGAACAAATTATGGAATTCTCATCATCAATCTAAAAAACTTCTAATGTTTTTTTTGCCGGTGAGATCGAATAATAAGGCTGAAACGGTGAAAAAGGATAGTAGTGAGCCAAAAAAACAAAAACCATCCAGTTATAAAACACCGCAAAAGATAGGATTGTTTTTAGGTCCCCTTCTCTTCATAGCTGTTCTATTATTCTTTTTTCCTGAGGGGTTAAGCTATGAAGGAAGAATCGTTCTAGCAACGACTTTATGGGTTGCGACATGGTGGATCACAGAAGCCATTCCGATTCCGGCAACGTCGCTACTCCCGATTATTCTTTTGCCAATTACCGGGGCATTAGATGGTGATACCGTTACGGCGTCCTATGGTAACCCGATTATTTTCTTATTTTTAGGTGGATTTCTAATTGCACTTGCAATGGAAAAGTGGGATCTTCATAAGCGAATTGCATTAAATATCATTTCAGTTATTGGCACAAGTCCATCAAGGATTGTGTTTGGTTTTATGGCAGCGACAGGCTTCTTATCAATGTGGGTTTCAAACACGGCAGCTGTGATGATGATGCTGCCAATTGGAACGGCTATTACATATCAAGTGGCTCAAGCTTTAAAAAACGATAAAACAAATCTAGGAGAAGAAGAAAAGTTTTCAAAAGTGCTTATTTTTGGAATCGGATATGCTGGAACAATTGGTGGATTTGGAACGTTAATTGGAACGCCACCAAATATCATTCTTGCAGCAACTGTTCAAGAATTATTCGGAGTTCAAATCTCTTTTGCGGATTGGTTATTTTTTGCAGCTCCTATCGTTGTGATCTTACTCATTAGTAGTTGGTTGTTTTTAACGAAAGTCGCCCATCCAATTCAGTTGAAAGAATTACCAGGCGGTAAGACACTAATTGAAAATGAGAAAAGCAAGCTAGGGAAGATCAGCTTTGAAGAGAAAGCAGTATTAGCAGTCTTCTTATTTGCAGCATTTATGTGGATTACAAGAACGTTTTTATGGGAAGGTCAAATTATGTTAATTCCTGGCCTTAGTGATACGATGATTGCCATATTTGCTGCCGTGTTATTATTTTTAATTCCGTCTCTAAATAAAGGAGGCCGCATTTTAGATTGGAATGTTTCGAAAGATGTTCCATGGGGGATTTTACTCTTATTTGGTGGGGGCTTAGCGATTGCCGCAGGTTTCCGTGAATCTGGTTTAGCAAATTGGATGGGTGGCCAACTGACCGTTTTAGAAAGTGTTAACTTTATCTTAATGATTGTTCTTACAGCAGCTTTAGTATTATTCTTAACAGAAATTACGTCAAATACAGCAACAGCTACGATGATCTTACCAGTTTTAGCAGCTCTAGGATTAGCTTTAGGCATTCACCCATTTGCGCTTATGGTACCAGCAGCGATGGCAGCAAACTGTGCGTTTATGCTTCCTGTTGGAACGCCTCCAAATGCGATTATTTTTGCATCTGGTAAGTTAAAAATTATAGAAATGGTTAAAAACGGCTTCTGGATTAACATTTTATCTGTCATCTTAATTACATTGGCGGTCTATTTCTTACTGCCATTATTATGGGGAATTGATTTAAACGTTTATCCATCTGAATTTAGATCGTAA